From the bacterium genome, the window AATTCCGCGCAGAGGCAGAATCTCCAATCTGTGGGCAGCTATCCACTTGTGGGAATAGTCACTTCTGAGTTCTCCGTGAATGTATGTAAAAAGAGCTCTTCTGCTTATGGGAACAGCTATTTTAAGCATGTCAAATGACGGGGTATTCCCTGACAGGAAAAGAGGAGAATCTTCAGAATATCCCCATTTAATATTCTGCCTCCCCCATTCAATCCTGATTCCCTTTAAATTATATGTAAGGTACGCTTCAGCACTATCCCATGTCTTTTCTCTTTTATCCTTTGATACACTTTGAGGATAGCCCATTGATGCTTTGTAATGCTGAGTATAAAAATTTCCTGTCTCTCCGAAAATTCTTGCATCGGAATATATTCCTAATTCACCGACATTCCCCCTTATAACAGCTCCGTAAAATGCTCTTTTTATGAAATCTCCATTTTCATCATTCTTGTTATTCAGGAATAGAGAGCCTCCCAAAACAACATCCGCATAAAAGGAGCTGCCTTTTCCTTTCCAGCCGTAAAAGTGAGGCTCATATTCTTTTTTATCTATTTCACACTTACTGTTTTTAAGTTTATCGTGGAATTCTCCCTTTAAGCGTTCAAGTATAGACAAATCCAGTTTTGAAAAATCTCCTTTGTGTGCTTTTACGTAAGAGTCTATTATTTTAACATATTCTGCAGCTTTATCACGTGAAAAAGGCTTTGTACCCATTATTCTGCCGCTCAAAGCACCTTTAATATTCATCCTGTCAAAATAGCAGTATGCATAGTGATCAAGAGGAAGATTAACACTCTGACTGTAAACAATATCGGTTATTGTAAAAATCAATGCACCTGCAATGAAAGTACTGATTCTTCTTTTCATGTTTCTCCGTTCATTTTATCAGCAGCATTTTACCTGTAATAATTTGATTTTTAATTGAAACCTTATAAATATAAATTCCTGAAGGCGGAATACTGTTTAAATTTTCAGATGTATTCCATACAATCCTTGTTTCCCCGCTTGTGCTGATTTTTTTAAAGCTGGAAAATACTTTTCTTCCTCTTATTGAATAAACACTGAAATACATATTAACCGGGAATTTTACTCCGTTTTCAGGAATTTTTACTATTATGTTTGATGTACTGTTAAAAGGATTGGGAAATGCATTTGAAACTGTAAACTTTTCAGGAATAATTCTGCTATTTTCATCTATAACTTGCATCCGAATCCCCTGCATAGATTTAAATGCGTCAAACTTACCGAATCCCCACACCGGATCCCAGTATTCACCTTGAAGAACATCGTTCTGCGCTCCATATATGATTGCACTTTTTACCTGTGAGGCTGAAAGATTCGGATTCTTTTCAAAAAATAGTGCTATTGCTCCTGTCACATGCGGAGCAGCCATACTTGTTCCTCTCATGGCATAATGCACACTGTCTGTTGCAATATAATGATAATCAGGGCTGTAATGGACAAATGAAGACAGAGATGAAACAATGTACTCTCCCGGAGCTGTAATTGTCGGTTTTTGCCAAAACTCTGAGAGACTCGGCCCGGGACTGGAAAAATGACATATATCACCTGCTGTTATATCTCCGGGCCCCCATGGATCGCTAAAAAGGCTTGGCCATTCTGTACGTGAAACATATGCTCCGACTGCTATTGTAAACATGCTGTTTCCAGGCTCTGCAACAAGATAATCATTTGAATAATTGTCCGATATATGCGCTGAAACGGATGTATCATAAAGCCACCCGTGGAATTGACCTGCATTGCCGTAAAAGGTCAATTTCCACTTTCCTTGATACAAATTATCAACAAATCCGTTTTGCGTACGGGAATCGGAAATTGTCAGAAGCATCTCCACATCAGAAGAAGTTTCCGATGGTTTTCCTATTGTCAGATATACTGTCCCGGAATCTGTATCAAATTTATAATCTCCCTGATCCTTTACAGGGCCCACAACTTCCCCTTTGGGGGTTGTTACTTTTATCTGCAGAGCAGTATAATCTATTGACCATATATCAAATGACACATAATCTTCTACGTTTTCGCTGATGCAGTCAACTGAAAACTCAACAACAGCGCTGTCATCTAACGTTGGTGAAGGTTCTCCATTAGAAAGTTCTCCGGTAAAGTGAATCGGTCTCTGGCCGTCATTCCCTGCAGCAACAACTATTGCCCTTCCTTTTTCCCCTGAAAGCAAATTATCCATATACTTTTCATAATCACTTGTACCATTGTGAGGACCTCTCTGAGTCCCGAAACTGATATTTACGACAGCAGGTTTGCCAAGCTGCCTGGCTTTTTCAAAAATGTATGAAGCTGCATCACAGATATTTGAGGAAGGTACAATACCATTGTCTGCGAGTTTTACAATAATCAAATCTGCTTCAGGTGCCATGCCCACATATACACTGTCATCCATGGAGTTCCCTGCAGCCCTTCCATTCCCTGCTGCGATTCCTGCAACATGAGTACCATGGCCGGAATAATCTTTGCCTCCTATATTCAGATAATGATTTGCCAATGCATCATTAATTTGTGAATTTGTAAATTCAGTTCCGTAACCTGCAGAAGGGGCCGGCCCGGCTTTATCAGTCTGGTCCCAGATAAATAAAATTCTGGATTTGTTATCATTTGTAATAAAATCTCTATTAGTCCAGTCAATACCATAATCTGCAATTCCGATTATTACATTTTTACCTGTGTATGAAGTGCCTGAAACCCCGCTGTGAAGTTTGTCAACTCCAATATCCTTTATGCTGATATCCAGCATGGGATTGCACATTGCAGCAGCATCAACGGATTCTATTCCGGGAATCTGTGATAATAATTTAAGCTGGGATATTGATATTCTTGCAGTAGCAATATTCCCTGCAGCAGTACTTATACGAATGCCGTTTTGGGACAATCTTTCAGGATGTTCTGTATTAATAAAAATATTTATAAATTCTT encodes:
- a CDS encoding S8 family serine peptidase gives rise to the protein MNRAGRFVKFLILILTVVLYSFSFAQDLKNIMSPSLRHKLQMLKADDTQGIYKNNSDKEFINIFINTEHPERLSQNGIRISTAAGNIATARISISQLKLLSQIPGIESVDAAAMCNPMLDISIKDIGVDKLHSGVSGTSYTGKNVIIGIADYGIDWTNRDFITNDNKSRILFIWDQTDKAGPAPSAGYGTEFTNSQINDALANHYLNIGGKDYSGHGTHVAGIAAGNGRAAGNSMDDSVYVGMAPEADLIIVKLADNGIVPSSNICDAASYIFEKARQLGKPAVVNISFGTQRGPHNGTSDYEKYMDNLLSGEKGRAIVVAAGNDGQRPIHFTGELSNGEPSPTLDDSAVVEFSVDCISENVEDYVSFDIWSIDYTALQIKVTTPKGEVVGPVKDQGDYKFDTDSGTVYLTIGKPSETSSDVEMLLTISDSRTQNGFVDNLYQGKWKLTFYGNAGQFHGWLYDTSVSAHISDNYSNDYLVAEPGNSMFTIAVGAYVSRTEWPSLFSDPWGPGDITAGDICHFSSPGPSLSEFWQKPTITAPGEYIVSSLSSFVHYSPDYHYIATDSVHYAMRGTSMAAPHVTGAIALFFEKNPNLSASQVKSAIIYGAQNDVLQGEYWDPVWGFGKFDAFKSMQGIRMQVIDENSRIIPEKFTVSNAFPNPFNSTSNIIVKIPENGVKFPVNMYFSVYSIRGRKVFSSFKKISTSGETRIVWNTSENLNSIPPSGIYIYKVSIKNQIITGKMLLIK